ACAGCCCGCCGGGCCCGGTTGATCCGGGCCCGGCGACTGTCGGCCGACCGAAGGACACGCAATGCCACAGATCGATCAGCTAGCCGAAACGTTCACCAGCCAGGTATTCTGGCTGCTCGTCTTCTTCGGCATCACCTTCTTCGTCGTCGGGCGGGGCATGGTTCCGCGCGTGATGCAGACCATCGGCGACCGCGACAGCAAGATCGCGGACGACCTCGCCGCGGCGCAAGCCGCCCGCGATCAGGCCGATGCGGAAGAAGAAGCTTGGCGCCAGCGCGAGAACGAGAACCGTACCGCCGCCCAGGCGGTCGTCGCCGAAGCGAAGGCCAAGGCTGCCGCCGAAAGCGAGACCAAGCTGTCCGCGGCCCAGGAACGGATCGACGCAAAGCTGACCGCGGCGGAGGCCGAGATCGCGCAGGCGCGCGGTTCGGCCCTGGCCGAGATCGAGGATGTGGCCGCGGAAGCGGCACAGGACATCGTCAAGCAGCTCGCCCGCGTTTCGGTGACCAAGCCGGCCGCCAAGGCCGCCGTGAAGGAGGCCATGCATCATGGCTAACCCGCCCGCAGTTTTCGCCACCGACGAGGCCGAAACCATCGTCGAGATCGACGGCGGCGCCGGCAAGCATGTCGAACCCGAGCTGTGGGGCCTTGCGCCCTACCAGTGGGTTTCGGTTGCCATGCTGGTACTGCTCGTCATCGCGTTTGCCGTCGCTAAGGTCCACAAGACCATCGGCGGCGGGCTCGATGCGCGCATCCAGGCGATCCGCGACCAGCTCGACGAAGCCAAGCAGCTCCGGGCCGAGGCCGAGGCGTTGCGCGACGAGTACACCAAGAAGATCGCCGATGCCGAGGTCGATGCCGCCACGATGCGCGAGAACGCACAGCGCGAAGCCGACGCCATCCTCGCCAAGGCGGAAGCGGACAGCACCGAGATGGTGGAACGCCGCCAGCGTATGGCGGAAGACAAGATCGCTGCTGCCGAGCGCGACGCGGTTGACGATGTCCGCAAGCGCGCCGCGACCGCTGCGGCCGCGGCAGCCAGGACTCTGATCGCCAGCAAGCACGACGCCGAGGCGGATCGCAAGCTGGCCGACGAGGTCATCGCCGGCCTGTAAGGGCCGGCACCACCTTCACTTCAGAACGAGTCCTTCGCTTCCCTCAGGGCAGCGAAGGTTTCGGCTGGCGTTTCACCGCCCCATCGCTCGCGCATGTCGGGGGCGTCCGCACGCAGGAACGGGTTGGTCGCCAGCTCGCGTTCCAGGCCCGTCGGCACGGTCGGCTCGCCTCGCTCGCGTCGCTTCTCGACTTCCTTCGCATAGTCCTGCAGCGCCGCGTTGTCCGGATCGGCATGGAGCGCGAACCTGGCGTTGGCGGCCGTGTATTCGTGCGCGCAATAGAGCGTCGTCTCGGGCGGCAGGGCCTTGATGCGCTGCAGGCTCTGCCAGAACTGTTCCGGATCGCCTTCGAACATCCGTCCGCAACCTAGCGCGAAGACGCTGTCGCCGACAAAGGCGATATTGTCCGCGGGCAAGTGATAGGCGATATGGCCGAGCGTGTGCCCGCCCACGTCGAGGACGCGCGCTTCGTGGCGGCCCAGCGTCACCGTATCGCCGTGCGACAGGGTCCGGTCGATCCCGGTGATCTTGCCGGCCTCCGCTTCGGGCGCGACGATCGTGCATCCCGTTTCGGCCTTGATCGCCTCGTTGCCGCCGGCGTGGTCGGGGTGCCAGTGCGTGTTCCAGATCTGGGTGATCCGCCAGCCTTTTGTCTCCGCCTCTCGCAGGATGACGGGCGCTTCGGGCGTGTCGATGCAGGCGGTTTCGTCGCTATCGGGATCGTGGACGAGGAAGCCATAATTGTCCGACAGGCAAGGGAACTGGTGGATCTGGAGGGTCGTGGTCATGGGCCCAACCTAGGTACCGGCGCCCC
This genomic interval from Qipengyuania sp. JC766 contains the following:
- a CDS encoding ATPase, which gives rise to MPQIDQLAETFTSQVFWLLVFFGITFFVVGRGMVPRVMQTIGDRDSKIADDLAAAQAARDQADAEEEAWRQRENENRTAAQAVVAEAKAKAAAESETKLSAAQERIDAKLTAAEAEIAQARGSALAEIEDVAAEAAQDIVKQLARVSVTKPAAKAAVKEAMHHG
- the gloB gene encoding hydroxyacylglutathione hydrolase, with protein sequence MTTTLQIHQFPCLSDNYGFLVHDPDSDETACIDTPEAPVILREAETKGWRITQIWNTHWHPDHAGGNEAIKAETGCTIVAPEAEAGKITGIDRTLSHGDTVTLGRHEARVLDVGGHTLGHIAYHLPADNIAFVGDSVFALGCGRMFEGDPEQFWQSLQRIKALPPETTLYCAHEYTAANARFALHADPDNAALQDYAKEVEKRRERGEPTVPTGLERELATNPFLRADAPDMRERWGGETPAETFAALREAKDSF